Proteins from a single region of Bacteroidota bacterium:
- a CDS encoding NAD(P)H-dependent glycerol-3-phosphate dehydrogenase yields the protein MSMLKKIAVIGSGSWATAIVKILGESSQVSLINWWMRNPEYVEHFSKYGHNPNYLSSVFLDKSRIKANNNLADSIKQSDIVIIATPSAFVHQVLGELTPEIFSHKIIISAVKGLIPETHQIVSDYFHTQLKVSPNQIACVSGPCHAEEVERERLSYLTIASENKDLAEQLVPLFSCRYINCISSDDITGIEYAAVLKNIYAIAAGIANGLGYGDNFKAVLISCAIREMELFLQKLGIESTNVNNSAYLGDLLVTAYSQLSRNRNFGNMLGREYSVASAQMEMKMIAEGYYSTKQIYILNQKVDANMPIMTTVYQIIYEGANCKNAFINLSKLLN from the coding sequence TTGTCAATGCTCAAGAAGATTGCGGTCATTGGCTCAGGAAGCTGGGCTACTGCTATTGTTAAGATTTTGGGTGAGAGTTCTCAAGTGAGCCTTATTAATTGGTGGATGAGGAATCCTGAGTATGTTGAGCATTTTTCCAAATACGGGCATAATCCCAATTATCTCAGCAGCGTTTTCTTAGATAAGAGCAGAATCAAGGCAAATAACAACCTTGCAGACAGCATCAAGCAATCTGATATTGTGATTATTGCTACCCCATCTGCATTTGTACATCAAGTTTTGGGTGAACTTACTCCGGAAATTTTTTCCCATAAGATTATTATTTCGGCAGTAAAAGGGCTCATACCGGAAACGCATCAGATTGTGTCAGATTATTTTCATACACAGTTAAAAGTATCACCAAATCAAATTGCGTGTGTGAGCGGTCCTTGTCATGCAGAGGAGGTTGAACGCGAAAGGCTTTCATACCTTACAATCGCTTCGGAAAATAAGGATTTGGCAGAACAACTTGTGCCCTTGTTCAGTTGTCGTTATATTAATTGTATCAGTTCAGATGATATTACAGGAATAGAATATGCAGCTGTTTTGAAAAATATCTATGCGATTGCAGCAGGAATCGCCAATGGATTGGGCTATGGTGATAATTTCAAGGCAGTTTTGATTTCTTGTGCCATTCGCGAAATGGAACTGTTTCTGCAAAAACTCGGTATAGAATCTACCAATGTGAATAATAGTGCTTATTTGGGTGATTTGCTCGTAACAGCTTATAGTCAGTTGAGCCGCAACCGGAATTTTGGCAATATGTTAGGACGTGAGTATTCGGTAGCTTCTGCTCAAATGGAAATGAAAATGATAGCCGAGGGATATTATTCAACTAAACAAATTTATATCCTCAACCAAAAGGTGGACGCCAATATGCCAATTATGACAACAGTGTATCAAATTATTTATGAAGGTGCTAATTGTAAAAATGCCTTTATAAACTTATCAAAGCTTCTCAATTAG
- a CDS encoding family 16 glycosylhydrolase, whose translation MKKYVLISIVFAFGNSADCQTHAHELYEYKPAYSDDFNSFNSSLWRTNGWNPETQQMGEWCQEKTWFTDSCVTFENGKLKITPWIGAYISNCGNYKSGCLTSQNEFLYGYYEARVKMPTQPLNVISSWWNAGGCLYNVRPAALYNEIDVFETGDTNKANITVLYGTDKNGCVSGNDAGCSYGTNYTSRVRNPIEDQPVTDNLTTAFHTFGLEWTPDIVNVYFDGNLLQKISILESNKEDKEQKPFGEYVYMNRLTTPASFMFWAKAIDTTRENKDRVNDPQPNGTASLEVDYFHYYKPKPVLKRVQCNNDTLILSSSTIVRGESYLWSVDSGNLSLVSHDSGTATFRIPSGYISSVVSVSATGGVPNTSATSVYSIIKSTDGNFCTPDSLGNTSTLFFAPFINAPQSGCSSTVIPSGKEVIFVGENGVALNPGFEVELGATFSAF comes from the coding sequence ATGAAAAAATATGTTTTAATTTCTATTGTTTTTGCTTTTGGCAATAGTGCAGATTGTCAGACACATGCACACGAATTATATGAGTATAAGCCGGCATATTCTGATGATTTTAACTCTTTTAACAGCAGCTTGTGGCGCACCAACGGCTGGAATCCGGAAACCCAACAAATGGGAGAATGGTGTCAAGAAAAGACATGGTTTACGGATAGTTGTGTTACATTTGAAAACGGAAAATTAAAAATCACACCATGGATAGGGGCTTACATAAGCAATTGTGGCAATTATAAGTCCGGTTGTTTAACCTCCCAAAATGAATTTCTGTATGGCTATTATGAAGCACGTGTAAAAATGCCTACCCAACCGCTGAATGTTATCTCTTCATGGTGGAATGCAGGCGGATGTCTTTACAATGTCAGACCGGCTGCACTCTATAATGAGATTGATGTTTTTGAAACGGGAGACACAAACAAAGCGAATATAACGGTTCTCTATGGTACAGATAAAAATGGATGTGTCTCAGGGAATGATGCAGGGTGTAGTTATGGAACTAATTATACCTCTAGAGTGCGAAATCCGATAGAAGATCAGCCAGTAACGGATAACCTGACAACTGCTTTCCATACTTTTGGTTTGGAATGGACTCCCGACATAGTGAATGTTTATTTTGATGGTAACCTATTACAGAAGATAAGTATCTTGGAGAGCAATAAAGAGGATAAAGAACAAAAACCTTTCGGAGAGTATGTTTATATGAATAGGTTGACCACCCCTGCAAGTTTTATGTTTTGGGCTAAAGCAATTGATACAACTAGAGAAAACAAAGATAGGGTTAACGACCCACAACCCAATGGAACTGCTTCCTTAGAGGTTGATTATTTTCATTATTATAAGCCTAAGCCGGTACTAAAAAGAGTGCAATGCAATAACGACACATTGATATTGTCTTCCTCCACCATCGTTAGAGGTGAAAGCTATTTGTGGTCTGTGGATTCAGGAAACTTGTCTCTTGTTAGTCATGATTCGGGTACAGCGACTTTCAGGATTCCTTCAGGATATATTTCTTCCGTGGTGTCAGTAAGTGCAACGGGCGGAGTCCCAAATACAAGTGCAACATCTGTGTATTCGATTATCAAAAGCACTGACGGCAATTTTTGCACACCGGATTCTTTGGGCAATACTTCTACACTCTTTTTTGCACCCTTTATTAATGCACCTCAATCGGGTTGTTCCTCCACTGTCATTCCATCAGGAAAAGAAGTGATTTTTGTTGGAGAAAACGGGGTTGCTCTTAACCCCGGTTTTGAAGTTGAGTTGGGCGCGACATTTTCTGCATTTTAA
- a CDS encoding rhomboid family intramembrane serine protease: MITYILIALSVLISLLALSNRDLFDKLTYNPFRVKHNKEYYRIITHGFVHADYGHLFINMFVLWSFGTAVESIFRDCFGLYSIPFYLLMYVGALLVSALPALKEYGNSPYYNAVGASGAVSAVLFSYILMRPVNLLGVMLVIPVPAFIFGIIYLWYETKMQSKKDGIAHDAHISGALFGVTITILYNPKFVINFFLQIGEKLQDIIQ, encoded by the coding sequence ATGATTACCTATATACTGATTGCCTTGTCTGTTTTGATTTCTCTCTTAGCCTTGTCTAATAGAGATTTATTTGACAAGCTTACATATAATCCTTTTAGGGTAAAACACAACAAAGAGTATTATCGAATTATTACACATGGTTTTGTCCATGCAGATTATGGACATTTGTTTATCAATATGTTTGTTTTATGGTCTTTCGGTACGGCTGTTGAATCTATTTTCAGGGATTGTTTCGGACTTTATTCAATCCCATTTTATCTTTTGATGTATGTAGGCGCGCTGTTAGTGTCTGCCTTACCTGCTCTCAAAGAATATGGCAATTCTCCATACTACAATGCGGTGGGAGCTTCCGGAGCTGTGTCTGCAGTATTGTTTAGTTATATTTTGATGCGACCGGTCAATTTGCTTGGAGTAATGCTTGTGATTCCCGTACCTGCTTTTATCTTTGGTATTATTTATCTTTGGTATGAAACCAAAATGCAGAGTAAAAAAGACGGAATCGCACATGATGCACATATTTCAGGGGCGCTCTTTGGGGTTACAATTACCATTCTTTACAATCCAAAATTTGTCATTAATTTCTTTTTGCAAATAGGAGAGAAGCTTCAAGATATTATTCAATGA
- the infB gene encoding translation initiation factor IF-2, whose protein sequence is MSENTYRINKVATELNVSFQTLIEKLVNKGFEVDAKPSAKISAEMYDFLRSEFKSDKAAKDESKSLKLAIQPAKIKAPAVSDINIKPAVKSTVKEEEKEEEEQVVIKNKLLNDEQEVDATTKEETVQEKVITPADNEQPEPESTVHLKGTKVLGKINLDEINHKTKPSSKTTKKTTEQKKEVKPKTEEKPIQEETKKEAITPVEPEEEVELIKTQYEKLKGLSVKGKIELKAEPVITKKPHPKAKEGDKPFDKKKRARKIVEKVKIEDAIKDKPQFGKKKRNDRPAEISQKEIQDKLKATLSRIETTGRGKTAKSKNKRQRRELNAEERLRNQEQLERDEKVLKVTEFVSANELATLMNVSVNEIITACFSLGLMVSINQRLDAETISIVADEFGYEVDFVDADAQVTVEEEADKPEDLLPRAPIVTVMGHVDHGKTSLLDYIRSANVIAGEAGGITQHIGAYEVELEGKQKITFLDTPGHEAFTAMRARGAKLTDIAVIVIAADDSIMPQTREAISHAQAAGVPMIFAINKIDKPSANPDKIREELAQMNILVEEWGGKYQCQEIAAKFGKNVDKLLEKILLEAELLDLKANPNKRANGTVIEAKMDKGRGIIANLLVQGGTLRVGDHMVAGAWYGKVKALFNARFQRIESAGPSSPVSVLGFSGAPTAGDPFQVFQDEASAKVLANKRTQLLREQGIRSTKHITLDEIGRRLAVGNFKELNLIVRGDVDGSVEALSDSLLKLSTDEIQINIIHKGVGQITESDVLLASASDAIIIGFQVRPAQGAKKLAENEQIDIRHYSVIYKAIEEIKAAMEGMLSPELVEKIIGEVEVREVFNISKVGTIAGCMVLDGKITRNSDIRIIRDGVVVHTGRLASLKRFKDDVKEVTKGFECGLHIEKFNDLQIGDNIEVFTEEEVKRKLK, encoded by the coding sequence ATGTCAGAGAACACATACAGAATAAATAAAGTAGCAACAGAGCTCAATGTGAGTTTTCAAACACTCATCGAGAAATTGGTAAACAAAGGGTTTGAGGTAGATGCTAAACCCAGTGCCAAAATTTCAGCAGAGATGTATGATTTTCTACGTTCTGAATTTAAGTCTGACAAAGCCGCCAAGGATGAGTCCAAATCACTGAAGTTGGCGATTCAGCCAGCTAAAATCAAGGCTCCGGCAGTTTCTGATATAAACATTAAACCGGCAGTTAAATCCACTGTTAAAGAAGAGGAAAAAGAAGAAGAAGAACAAGTAGTAATTAAAAATAAACTACTGAATGATGAACAGGAGGTTGATGCCACAACTAAGGAAGAAACCGTTCAAGAAAAGGTAATTACTCCTGCTGACAATGAGCAACCGGAGCCTGAATCTACAGTTCATTTGAAAGGAACTAAGGTGTTAGGTAAAATCAATTTGGATGAGATTAATCACAAAACCAAGCCATCTTCAAAAACTACTAAAAAAACCACTGAACAAAAGAAAGAGGTAAAACCCAAAACGGAAGAAAAGCCTATTCAGGAAGAAACCAAAAAGGAAGCTATTACTCCTGTAGAACCTGAAGAAGAAGTGGAGTTAATCAAAACTCAATATGAAAAGCTGAAAGGCTTGAGTGTGAAAGGGAAGATTGAACTCAAAGCCGAGCCTGTAATTACTAAAAAACCACATCCAAAAGCCAAAGAAGGAGACAAACCGTTTGACAAAAAGAAGAGGGCAAGAAAAATAGTAGAAAAGGTAAAGATTGAAGACGCTATTAAAGATAAACCTCAATTTGGCAAAAAGAAAAGAAATGACAGACCCGCTGAAATAAGCCAAAAGGAGATACAAGATAAACTCAAAGCGACCCTTTCAAGAATTGAAACTACTGGACGAGGCAAAACTGCAAAATCTAAAAACAAACGCCAGAGACGTGAGTTAAACGCAGAAGAAAGACTCAGAAATCAGGAACAATTAGAGCGCGATGAAAAAGTATTGAAAGTAACTGAGTTTGTGTCTGCAAATGAATTGGCAACATTGATGAATGTGAGTGTTAATGAAATTATAACAGCCTGCTTTAGTTTAGGACTGATGGTATCCATCAATCAACGCTTGGATGCAGAAACGATTTCAATTGTGGCAGATGAGTTCGGCTATGAAGTTGACTTTGTCGATGCTGATGCCCAGGTAACCGTAGAGGAAGAAGCAGACAAGCCTGAAGACTTACTACCCAGAGCGCCTATTGTAACAGTCATGGGACACGTTGACCATGGTAAAACTTCTTTACTCGATTATATTCGTTCTGCCAATGTAATTGCGGGAGAGGCAGGTGGTATTACACAGCACATTGGAGCTTATGAAGTTGAGTTGGAAGGCAAACAAAAAATTACTTTCCTCGATACTCCCGGTCACGAAGCGTTCACTGCAATGCGTGCCAGAGGAGCTAAATTAACTGACATTGCCGTCATTGTAATTGCTGCTGATGATAGCATCATGCCTCAAACACGCGAAGCAATCAGCCATGCGCAAGCGGCAGGTGTGCCCATGATTTTTGCCATTAATAAAATTGATAAGCCTTCTGCTAATCCGGATAAAATACGCGAAGAACTTGCGCAAATGAATATTCTTGTTGAAGAATGGGGCGGTAAATATCAATGTCAAGAGATAGCTGCCAAGTTTGGTAAAAACGTAGATAAACTGCTTGAGAAAATATTGCTCGAAGCCGAATTACTTGACCTTAAAGCAAATCCAAACAAACGCGCTAATGGAACTGTGATAGAAGCTAAAATGGACAAAGGACGTGGTATCATTGCCAATCTTTTGGTTCAAGGTGGAACATTGCGAGTGGGAGACCACATGGTGGCCGGTGCTTGGTACGGTAAAGTTAAAGCACTTTTCAACGCAAGATTTCAAAGAATCGAATCAGCAGGACCTTCTTCACCTGTTAGTGTATTGGGTTTCAGTGGTGCACCTACAGCCGGTGATCCATTTCAGGTGTTTCAGGATGAAGCCTCTGCAAAAGTGCTTGCTAATAAACGCACTCAGCTACTTAGAGAACAAGGTATCCGGTCAACCAAACATATCACATTGGACGAAATCGGAAGAAGATTGGCTGTGGGGAATTTTAAAGAACTTAATTTAATTGTAAGGGGAGACGTGGATGGTTCGGTGGAAGCCCTGTCCGACTCTCTATTAAAACTTTCAACAGATGAAATTCAGATTAATATTATCCATAAAGGGGTAGGTCAAATTACAGAATCAGACGTATTGCTTGCTTCTGCTTCAGATGCAATTATTATCGGATTCCAAGTTAGACCTGCACAAGGTGCTAAAAAATTAGCAGAGAATGAGCAGATTGATATCAGACATTATTCCGTTATCTATAAAGCCATAGAAGAGATAAAAGCTGCTATGGAAGGTATGTTGTCGCCTGAATTGGTTGAAAAAATTATCGGAGAGGTGGAAGTTCGAGAGGTGTTTAATATCTCTAAGGTGGGAACCATTGCAGGATGTATGGTGTTGGATGGCAAGATAACCCGAAACTCAGATATACGCATTATCAGAGACGGTGTGGTGGTGCATACAGGAAGATTAGCCTCATTAAAACGCTTCAAAGACGATGTAAAAGAAGTTACCAAAGGTTTTGAGTGCGGCTTGCATATCGAGAAATTTAACGACTTGCAAATTGGCGACAACATTGAGGTATTTACCGAAGAGGAAGTTAAAAGAAAATTAAAATAA
- a CDS encoding T9SS type A sorting domain-containing protein — protein sequence MQTSISNINVQLSICCSNDSSFKSSINNNDNNNSLSWKYKQDNTETTTSIFLHQNNPNPFDSKTEIRYYLPETVSTVTVIISNLNGEQIKAFKNLEYTNGHHSLIVEGSSLSAGSYYYTLLVNGKEISTKKMILVK from the coding sequence TTGCAAACAAGTATTTCAAATATTAATGTCCAACTTAGTATCTGTTGCAGCAATGACTCGTCTTTCAAAAGTTCTATTAATAATAATGACAATAACAACTCTCTATCTTGGAAATATAAACAAGACAATACGGAGACAACCACTTCGATATTTTTACATCAAAATAATCCCAATCCTTTTGACAGTAAAACTGAAATAAGATATTACTTACCGGAAACCGTATCTACTGTTACCGTGATTATCTCAAACCTGAATGGAGAACAGATTAAAGCGTTTAAGAATCTTGAATATACGAATGGTCATCATTCCTTAATTGTAGAGGGAAGCTCCTTGAGTGCTGGTTCTTACTACTATACATTATTGGTGAATGGCAAGGAAATCAGCACAAAGAAAATGATATTGGTTAAATAA
- a CDS encoding SDR family NAD(P)-dependent oxidoreductase encodes MKTVLITGATSGIGQATARKLAQNFKLILCGRRQSRLDSLKAELSAITKVHTLNFDVCNKQQVFEQINSLPADFRAVHILINNAGNAHGLAAFQDADMEDLEKMIDGNVKGIIYVSKAVLPLMIAQGSGHIVNISSTAGKEVYANGATYCASKFAVEALSKGMRIDLLPLGIKVSNVAPGMVETEFSLVRFKGDEQRAGKVYAGFTPLSAQDIAETIFFAIMQPEHVQLADITIMPKAQAAAGHVLKNNA; translated from the coding sequence ATGAAAACCGTATTGATTACAGGCGCAACCTCAGGAATAGGGCAGGCAACGGCTCGCAAGTTAGCACAGAATTTTAAACTGATTCTATGTGGACGAAGGCAAAGCAGATTGGACTCGCTCAAAGCAGAACTTTCGGCAATTACCAAAGTACACACCCTCAATTTTGATGTGTGTAACAAACAACAAGTTTTTGAACAGATAAACTCCTTACCCGCAGATTTCAGAGCAGTTCATATTCTGATTAACAATGCCGGAAATGCACATGGGCTGGCAGCTTTTCAGGATGCAGACATGGAAGATTTGGAAAAGATGATAGACGGCAATGTCAAAGGTATTATTTACGTGTCAAAAGCAGTGCTTCCGCTGATGATTGCGCAGGGGAGCGGTCATATAGTAAATATCTCGTCCACGGCAGGTAAGGAGGTGTATGCCAATGGTGCAACCTATTGTGCTTCTAAATTTGCGGTGGAAGCATTGAGCAAAGGGATGCGAATTGACTTATTGCCTTTAGGAATCAAAGTTAGCAATGTGGCACCCGGCATGGTAGAAACCGAATTTTCCTTAGTTCGTTTTAAAGGAGATGAACAGCGAGCGGGCAAAGTTTACGCAGGTTTTACACCGCTATCAGCACAAGATATTGCAGAAACAATCTTTTTTGCCATCATGCAACCGGAGCATGTACAGTTGGCTGATATTACAATCATGCCTAAGGCACAAGCTGCTGCAGGACATGTTTTAAAAAACAATGCTTAG
- a CDS encoding tail fiber domain-containing protein codes for MKRKRMLILLVVTLIISNQVTAQLKVLSNGNVGIRNSNPTFDIDANISTLRLQNWTNIMLEWNGLCGSPVLYPTTDWYLQLGKNKQRVGTFYAYTIHSTQDWKDSDDSIKTNVNSISNALSIIQNLQGKEYYFTESFIENIPSCEIDIRDEFTRKHFGFMAREVITVLPEIVKHDTATDRYFVNYTEVIPILTAGINEQQLIISNLNGLVLTQQYTITQLQNQITY; via the coding sequence ATGAAAAGGAAAAGAATGTTGATTTTATTAGTGGTTACTTTGATAATTTCAAATCAAGTAACAGCACAACTGAAAGTATTAAGTAACGGGAATGTGGGAATTAGAAACAGTAATCCCACTTTTGACATTGATGCAAATATTTCTACACTTAGACTCCAAAATTGGACTAATATTATGTTGGAATGGAATGGCTTGTGTGGCTCCCCCGTATTATACCCCACCACAGACTGGTATCTGCAATTAGGCAAGAATAAACAAAGAGTAGGCACATTCTATGCTTACACTATTCATTCTACACAAGACTGGAAGGATAGTGATGACAGTATCAAAACAAATGTAAACAGCATCTCAAATGCATTGTCAATTATACAAAATTTACAAGGTAAAGAGTATTACTTCACAGAAAGTTTTATTGAAAATATTCCATCATGTGAAATTGATATAAGAGATGAGTTTACTCGGAAACATTTTGGTTTTATGGCAAGAGAGGTCATAACTGTATTACCTGAAATTGTAAAACACGATACTGCAACAGATAGGTATTTTGTTAATTATACGGAGGTAATTCCTATATTGACAGCAGGTATAAATGAACAGCAACTTATCATTTCTAATCTAAATGGACTTGTCTTAACACAGCAGTACACAATAACCCAGTTGCAAAATCAAATAACTTACTAA
- the nusA gene encoding transcription termination factor NusA: MSTIAGLVDSFSEFKEFKNIDRVTLMRVLEDVFRNVLRKKYGTDENFDIIINTEKGDFEIYRNRLIVDDCEVEDSNLQIGITEAKKLEDDYELGEEATEILSIEDFGRRTILAARQTLMTRVLELEKGEIYKKYQNRIGEIVSGEVYQIWKKEMMLLDDEGNELILPRVEMIPTDFFKKGEVTRAVVIDVRIDDGTPKIILSRTSPVFLERLFELEVPEILDGLITIKKVVREPGERAKVAVESYDERIDPVGACVGMKGARIHGIVRELRNENIDVINFTTNTLLFIQRSLSPAKISNIKLDGNKAVVTMPADQVSLAIGKGGFNIKLAGRLTGFEIEIYREAGSNEDVDVDLDEFLDEIDEWIIDEFKSIGLDSAKAVLDTDTEDLIKRTDLEEETIIEVKKILAAEFE; this comes from the coding sequence ATGTCAACAATTGCAGGATTAGTAGATTCCTTTTCAGAATTTAAGGAGTTCAAAAACATCGACAGAGTAACCCTGATGAGGGTTTTGGAAGATGTCTTTCGCAATGTATTAAGAAAAAAGTACGGCACAGACGAGAACTTTGACATCATCATTAATACCGAAAAAGGGGATTTTGAGATTTACCGAAACCGCTTGATTGTTGATGATTGCGAGGTTGAAGATTCAAATCTGCAAATCGGCATTACCGAAGCCAAAAAACTCGAAGACGACTATGAGTTGGGTGAAGAAGCAACAGAGATTCTTTCTATCGAAGATTTTGGCAGGAGAACTATACTGGCAGCGCGTCAGACCCTTATGACACGTGTACTCGAGCTTGAGAAAGGCGAGATTTACAAGAAATACCAAAATAGAATCGGTGAAATTGTATCCGGTGAAGTATATCAAATCTGGAAAAAGGAAATGATGCTGCTGGATGATGAAGGCAATGAATTGATTTTGCCTCGCGTAGAGATGATTCCCACTGATTTCTTTAAAAAGGGTGAGGTAACCAGAGCCGTAGTGATTGATGTGCGCATTGATGACGGAACACCCAAAATTATATTATCGCGCACTTCGCCCGTTTTCCTCGAAAGATTATTTGAGCTTGAAGTCCCTGAAATCTTGGACGGATTAATTACTATCAAAAAAGTAGTGAGAGAGCCCGGAGAGAGAGCCAAAGTTGCAGTAGAAAGCTACGATGAAAGAATTGACCCCGTGGGTGCTTGTGTAGGAATGAAAGGTGCCAGAATTCACGGTATTGTAAGAGAGTTAAGAAATGAAAATATTGATGTAATCAACTTTACAACCAATACTTTACTTTTCATCCAACGCTCATTAAGCCCTGCCAAAATTTCTAACATCAAATTAGATGGAAACAAAGCAGTTGTTACCATGCCGGCTGACCAAGTGAGTTTAGCAATAGGCAAAGGTGGTTTCAACATAAAATTAGCCGGCAGGCTTACCGGATTTGAAATTGAAATATACAGAGAAGCCGGCTCAAACGAAGATGTGGATGTGGATCTGGATGAATTTCTGGATGAAATTGATGAGTGGATTATTGATGAATTCAAATCAATTGGTCTGGACAGCGCCAAAGCTGTTCTGGACACAGATACAGAAGACTTGATTAAGAGAACAGACCTCGAAGAAGAAACCATCATTGAGGTAAAGAAAATATTGGCAGCCGAATTTGAATAA